The Fortiea contorta PCC 7126 genome has a segment encoding these proteins:
- a CDS encoding DUF6439 family protein yields MSQSTQLPKSSQLKEFTNLELAQALMERLSISPDDWHRLKSNRNCRAGEQAASALVFLLKEQPQEALSRLEQAAGWLDKSISAPPCPSHGHKK; encoded by the coding sequence ATGTCTCAATCAACCCAACTGCCTAAATCCAGTCAACTCAAAGAATTTACCAATTTAGAGCTAGCTCAAGCCTTGATGGAGAGACTGAGTATTTCTCCTGATGATTGGCATCGCCTCAAGTCTAATCGTAATTGTCGCGCTGGTGAACAAGCCGCATCTGCCCTTGTGTTTTTACTCAAGGAGCAGCCACAAGAGGCTTTATCCCGATTAGAACAAGCGGCTGGTTGGTTAGATAAATCGATTTCTGCACCTCCCTGTCCTAGCCACGGTCATAAAAAGTGA
- a CDS encoding toxin-antitoxin system TumE family protein produces the protein MISQQYIAEIKASLNNNKLIINIEIIKERVIADQGYFRARLTLNNGDFLEVAEFFKIENEQCLTISYRYQWMNQTQTQLKKRWDNVEHFPDLPNFPHHVHVGDEFIVKPSELKSILQILTVIAEEIQNA, from the coding sequence ATGATTTCTCAGCAATATATTGCAGAAATTAAAGCATCTTTAAACAATAACAAACTAATTATAAATATTGAAATCATTAAAGAAAGAGTTATAGCAGATCAAGGTTATTTTCGAGCCAGACTAACTTTAAATAATGGAGATTTTTTAGAAGTAGCTGAATTTTTTAAAATAGAAAACGAACAATGTCTTACTATAAGTTATCGCTATCAATGGATGAATCAAACTCAAACTCAATTAAAAAAACGTTGGGATAATGTCGAGCATTTTCCCGATTTACCCAACTTTCCCCATCATGTTCATGTGGGGGATGAGTTTATTGTTAAACCCAGTGAGTTAAAGAGTATTTTACAAATTCTGACCGTGATTGCAGAAGAAATACAAAATGCTTAG
- a CDS encoding allophycocyanin subunit alpha-B — MTVISQVILKADDELRYPSSGELKSIQDFLQTGVQRTRIAATLAENEKKIVQEATKQLWQKRPDFISPGGNAYGERQRSLCIRDFGWYLRLITYGVLAGDKEPIEKIGLIGVREMYNSLGVPVTGMVEAINSLKKASVDLLNTEDAAEAAPYFDYIIQAMS; from the coding sequence ATGACTGTAATTAGCCAAGTTATTCTCAAAGCCGATGACGAACTGCGTTATCCCAGCAGTGGCGAACTCAAAAGTATCCAAGACTTTTTGCAAACTGGCGTCCAAAGGACTCGGATTGCCGCCACTCTAGCTGAAAATGAAAAAAAGATTGTTCAGGAAGCAACGAAGCAGCTTTGGCAGAAACGCCCTGACTTTATTTCTCCCGGTGGCAATGCTTACGGAGAGCGTCAGCGTTCTCTATGTATCCGTGATTTTGGCTGGTACTTACGGTTGATCACTTATGGTGTACTTGCTGGCGACAAAGAACCAATTGAAAAAATTGGTTTGATTGGCGTCCGGGAAATGTACAATTCATTGGGCGTTCCTGTCACTGGAATGGTAGAAGCTATCAATTCCTTGAAAAAAGCCTCCGTTGACTTGCTCAACACAGAAGACGCAGCCGAAGCAGCACCCTACTTTGATTACATCATTCAAGCTATGTCTTGA
- the groES gene encoding co-chaperone GroES produces MAAVSLSVSTVKPLGDRVFVKVSASEEKTAGGLYLPDTAKEKPQVGEVVALGPGKRNDDGSRQELEIKVGDKVLYSKYAGTDVKLGTEEYVLLSEKDILAVVA; encoded by the coding sequence ATGGCAGCCGTATCTCTAAGCGTTTCTACAGTTAAACCTCTAGGTGATCGCGTTTTTGTGAAAGTGAGCGCCTCTGAAGAGAAGACCGCAGGTGGTTTGTATTTACCTGACACAGCCAAGGAAAAGCCCCAGGTAGGGGAAGTAGTCGCCCTTGGCCCTGGTAAGCGTAACGATGACGGTTCTCGTCAAGAATTGGAAATTAAAGTGGGCGACAAAGTGCTGTACTCCAAGTACGCTGGTACTGATGTCAAGCTGGGTACAGAAGAATATGTTCTCCTTTCTGAAAAAGACATTTTAGCAGTCGTTGCGTAG
- a CDS encoding response regulator transcription factor yields the protein MDRSATSATAMKEPSMKDHKRLLLIDDDPNLILLVKDYLEFRGYEVITAENGREALEILEQDVPDMIICDVMMPEMDGYTFVEQVRQNERTGWIPVLFLSAKGQSADRVKGLNKGADVYMVKPFEPEELVAQVESSLKQTIRWKEHQAKGGENGSRIQVPFDVQLTPTELKVVQFVARGLANREIAEELNVSQRTVESHVSNMLGKTNLHNRTELARWAIENQMA from the coding sequence ATGGATCGAAGCGCGACAAGTGCCACTGCTATGAAAGAACCCAGCATGAAAGATCACAAACGACTCCTACTGATTGATGATGACCCTAACCTCATCTTGCTGGTGAAGGATTACTTAGAATTCCGGGGATATGAAGTCATCACCGCTGAAAACGGACGTGAGGCTCTGGAAATTTTAGAGCAAGATGTCCCAGATATGATTATCTGCGATGTGATGATGCCGGAAATGGACGGATATACTTTTGTGGAACAAGTCCGGCAAAATGAACGCACAGGCTGGATTCCCGTTCTTTTCCTTTCAGCTAAGGGACAAAGCGCAGACCGAGTTAAGGGTCTGAATAAAGGTGCTGATGTATATATGGTCAAGCCCTTTGAACCAGAAGAACTCGTAGCGCAAGTAGAATCTTCTCTGAAACAAACTATCCGTTGGAAAGAACACCAAGCAAAAGGAGGCGAAAACGGTTCCCGTATCCAGGTTCCCTTTGATGTACAGTTGACTCCAACCGAACTGAAAGTAGTGCAGTTTGTGGCTAGGGGTTTAGCTAACCGAGAAATCGCTGAAGAACTAAATGTTAGTCAGCGGACTGTTGAAAGCCATGTATCTAATATGTTAGGAAAAACTAACCTACACAACCGTACTGAATTAGCGCGGTGGGCGATTGAAAATCAAATGGCATAA
- the groL gene encoding chaperonin GroEL (60 kDa chaperone family; promotes refolding of misfolded polypeptides especially under stressful conditions; forms two stacked rings of heptamers to form a barrel-shaped 14mer; ends can be capped by GroES; misfolded proteins enter the barrel where they are refolded when GroES binds), with product MAKRIIYNENARRALERGIDILAEAVAVTLGPKGRNVVLEKKFGAPQIVNDGVTIAKEIELEDHIENTGVALIRQAASKTNDAAGDGTTTATVLAHAIVKEGLRNVAAGANAILLKRGIDKAAAFLVDRIAEHARQVEDSKAIAQVGAISAGNDDEVGQMIAQAMDKVGKEGVISLEEGKSVTTELEITEGMRFDKGYISPYFATDAERMETVFDEPFLLLTDKKIALVQDLVPVLEQVARAGRPLVIIAEDIEKEALATLVVNRLRGVLNVAAVKAPGFGDRRKAMLEDIAILTGGQLITEDAGLRLDNTKLDSLGKARRITITKDNTTIVAEGNEVAVKGRIEQIRRQIDETESSYDKEKLQERLAKLAGGVAVVKVGAATETEMKDKKLRLEDAINATKAAVEEGIVPGGGTTLAHLAPQLESWAQATLKDEELIGALIVVRALPAPLKRIAENAGQNGAVIAERVKEKDFNIGYNAATNEFVDLFEAGIVDPAKVTRSALQNAASIAGMVLTTECIIVDKPEPKDGAPAAAGPGGGDFDY from the coding sequence ATGGCAAAGCGCATTATTTACAACGAAAACGCTCGTCGTGCTCTGGAACGAGGCATTGACATTCTAGCGGAAGCGGTGGCTGTCACCCTAGGGCCCAAAGGACGTAACGTAGTTCTAGAGAAGAAATTTGGTGCACCACAAATCGTGAATGATGGTGTCACCATTGCTAAAGAAATTGAATTAGAAGACCACATAGAAAACACTGGCGTGGCTTTGATTCGCCAAGCTGCTTCCAAGACCAACGACGCTGCAGGTGATGGTACCACAACCGCCACAGTTTTGGCTCATGCGATCGTTAAAGAAGGCTTGCGGAACGTCGCTGCTGGTGCAAACGCAATTTTGCTCAAGCGCGGTATTGACAAAGCGGCTGCTTTCTTGGTAGACAGAATCGCTGAACATGCCCGTCAAGTAGAAGATTCCAAAGCTATCGCTCAAGTTGGTGCAATCTCCGCCGGTAACGACGATGAAGTCGGTCAGATGATTGCTCAAGCAATGGATAAAGTGGGTAAAGAAGGCGTTATCTCTTTGGAAGAAGGTAAGTCTGTCACCACTGAACTGGAAATCACTGAAGGGATGCGCTTTGACAAAGGCTATATCTCTCCTTATTTTGCCACCGACGCCGAGCGGATGGAAACTGTATTTGATGAGCCTTTCTTGTTGTTAACTGACAAGAAAATTGCTTTGGTACAAGACCTTGTACCTGTATTAGAGCAGGTGGCGCGTGCTGGTCGTCCTTTGGTGATTATCGCCGAAGATATTGAAAAAGAAGCTTTAGCAACCTTGGTGGTCAACCGCCTACGTGGTGTGTTGAACGTCGCTGCTGTTAAGGCTCCTGGTTTTGGCGATCGCCGTAAAGCTATGTTAGAAGATATCGCCATTCTCACTGGCGGTCAACTAATCACCGAAGATGCTGGGTTGAGACTAGACAACACCAAGCTCGATAGTTTGGGTAAAGCTCGTCGCATCACCATCACCAAAGACAACACCACAATTGTTGCAGAAGGTAACGAAGTTGCTGTCAAAGGACGGATTGAACAAATTCGCCGTCAAATTGACGAAACTGAATCTTCTTACGACAAAGAAAAACTACAAGAGCGCCTTGCTAAACTAGCTGGTGGCGTCGCTGTGGTAAAAGTGGGTGCAGCGACTGAAACCGAAATGAAGGACAAGAAGCTGCGCTTAGAAGACGCGATTAACGCTACTAAAGCTGCTGTGGAAGAAGGTATTGTTCCCGGTGGTGGTACAACTCTGGCTCACTTAGCTCCTCAGTTGGAAAGCTGGGCGCAAGCTACCCTGAAAGATGAAGAGTTGATTGGTGCTTTGATTGTTGTTCGCGCTTTACCCGCGCCTTTGAAGCGGATTGCTGAAAACGCTGGTCAAAACGGTGCTGTCATCGCTGAACGCGTCAAAGAGAAAGATTTCAATATTGGCTACAACGCCGCAACTAACGAATTCGTTGATTTGTTTGAAGCTGGTATTGTTGACCCTGCGAAAGTAACCCGTTCTGCTCTGCAAAACGCTGCTTCCATCGCGGGGATGGTGTTGACAACCGAATGTATCATTGTTGACAAGCCTGAGCCTAAGGATGGCGCGCCTGCTGCTGCTGGCCCTGGCGGTGGTGACTTCGATTACTAA
- the asnS gene encoding asparagine--tRNA ligase, producing the protein MVNRRIAEILRNGQPDESLLVQGWVRTKRDLKGFAFIEVNDGSSLANLQIVIHQDLPDYETIVKQLNTGASVEVTGTLVASQGKGQRIELKAETVKVHGEADPETYPLQKKRHSFEFLRTIAHLRSRTNSFGAVFRVRNACSTAIHQFFQERGFLWIHTPIITASDCEGAGELFSVSSLDLKNIPRTPNQAVDYSQDFFGKPTYLTVSGQLEAEVMAMAFANVYTFGPTFRAENSNTSRHLAEFWMVEPEMAFCDLEGDMDLAEAFLKHIFKYVLETCREDMEFFNQRIDNTVLATADNIINNQFERLTYTEAIKLLEKANVKFEYPVSWGLDLQSEHERYLAEQQFKKPVIVTDYPAQIKAFYMRLNDDEKTVRAMDILAPKIGEIIGGSQREERLEVLEKRITAQGMQPEDLWWYLDLRRYGTVPHAGFGLGFERLVQFITGMANIRDVIPFPRTPQNAEF; encoded by the coding sequence ATGGTAAATCGACGGATTGCAGAAATATTGCGAAATGGTCAACCTGATGAGTCTCTCCTAGTCCAAGGCTGGGTGCGGACAAAGCGAGACTTGAAGGGGTTTGCTTTTATCGAAGTTAATGACGGCTCATCCCTAGCTAATTTGCAAATCGTCATTCATCAGGATTTGCCAGATTATGAAACTATTGTCAAGCAACTAAACACGGGTGCTTCCGTGGAAGTCACGGGAACGTTAGTAGCATCTCAAGGAAAAGGACAGCGGATCGAACTGAAAGCCGAAACCGTAAAAGTCCACGGGGAAGCTGATCCCGAAACTTACCCCCTGCAAAAAAAACGCCATTCTTTTGAGTTTTTGCGTACCATTGCACACTTGCGATCGCGCACTAATTCCTTTGGTGCAGTTTTCCGCGTCAGAAACGCCTGTTCCACAGCAATTCACCAATTTTTTCAAGAACGAGGGTTTTTGTGGATACACACACCCATTATCACCGCCAGCGATTGCGAAGGTGCAGGCGAACTATTTAGCGTTAGCAGTTTGGATCTCAAAAATATTCCCCGCACACCAAACCAAGCAGTCGATTATAGTCAAGACTTTTTTGGTAAACCCACATATTTAACAGTTAGCGGACAGTTAGAAGCAGAAGTCATGGCCATGGCCTTTGCTAACGTCTATACATTTGGCCCTACCTTTCGTGCAGAAAATTCTAATACCTCCCGTCATTTAGCAGAATTTTGGATGGTAGAGCCGGAAATGGCTTTTTGTGATTTAGAAGGCGACATGGATTTAGCTGAAGCGTTTCTTAAACACATATTTAAATATGTATTGGAAACTTGCCGAGAAGACATGGAATTTTTCAATCAGCGTATTGATAACACCGTCTTGGCAACGGCAGATAATATTATTAACAATCAATTTGAACGTTTAACTTATACAGAAGCCATCAAACTTTTAGAAAAAGCCAATGTCAAATTTGAATATCCTGTAAGTTGGGGTTTAGATTTACAATCAGAACACGAACGTTATCTGGCTGAACAACAATTTAAAAAACCAGTAATTGTCACAGATTATCCAGCGCAAATCAAAGCATTTTATATGCGTTTGAACGACGATGAAAAAACCGTCCGCGCCATGGATATTCTTGCACCTAAAATTGGTGAAATTATCGGTGGTTCTCAACGGGAAGAGCGTTTAGAAGTGTTAGAAAAACGCATAACAGCACAAGGAATGCAACCAGAAGATTTGTGGTGGTATCTGGATTTGCGTCGTTATGGCACAGTTCCCCATGCTGGCTTTGGCTTGGGATTTGAACGACTTGTACAATTTATCACGGGTATGGCAAATATCCGCGATGTCATTCCCTTCCCTCGCACGCCCCAAAACGCCGAGTTCTAG
- the rlmD gene encoding 23S rRNA (uracil(1939)-C(5))-methyltransferase RlmD, with product MTKIWQQGELIEVAIADLSDTGDGVGRYDERVVFVPDTVPGDRALIRLLHVKPKYAHGQMQQLLIPSPHRQRPSCIVADKCGGCQWQHIKYDFQLAAKQNQVIQALERIGGFVQPAVDPVLVAADSMGYRNKSTYPMGKSTAGQVQAGYYQKASHQLVNLNQCPVQDARLNPLLAQVKQDIQQQGWQIYDETRHQGQIRHLSLRIGRRTGEMLLTLVVKDWNLPRIAHQAEQWLQHYPQLVGVSLNRNSDRTNAIFGDETRSIAGVPYLCEKFAGLEFQIRPETFFQVYTETAEALLQVIESELNLQGHEVLVDAYCGIGTLTLPLAKQARHITGLELQQSAVAQAILNAQHNEIDNITFQVGAVEKVLPNLGTIPDVVLLDPPRKGCDRTVLETLRQLKPSQIVYVSCKVATLARDLKLLCQDGLYTIKRVQPADFFPQTAHVEAAAFLVLSH from the coding sequence ATGACTAAAATTTGGCAGCAAGGCGAATTAATTGAAGTAGCGATCGCTGATTTGAGTGATACTGGCGATGGTGTGGGACGCTATGATGAGCGCGTGGTTTTCGTCCCAGATACAGTCCCAGGCGACCGCGCCCTCATTCGCTTGCTACATGTCAAGCCTAAATATGCCCACGGACAGATGCAACAGCTATTGATACCATCACCCCATCGTCAACGCCCAAGTTGCATTGTTGCTGATAAATGTGGCGGTTGTCAGTGGCAACATATTAAATATGATTTCCAGTTAGCAGCCAAGCAAAATCAAGTTATTCAAGCTTTGGAACGTATCGGTGGTTTTGTCCAGCCAGCAGTAGATCCTGTGCTGGTGGCTGCGGACTCTATGGGATATCGCAACAAGTCCACCTACCCTATGGGCAAATCAACCGCAGGACAAGTACAAGCCGGTTACTACCAAAAAGCTAGCCACCAGTTAGTCAACTTGAATCAATGCCCAGTACAAGACGCCAGGTTAAATCCTCTCCTTGCCCAAGTCAAGCAAGATATCCAACAACAGGGTTGGCAAATTTATGACGAAACTCGTCACCAAGGACAAATTCGCCATTTGAGCTTACGGATTGGGCGACGCACCGGGGAAATGTTGTTGACTTTGGTGGTGAAAGACTGGAATTTACCAAGGATTGCACACCAAGCCGAGCAATGGTTGCAACATTATCCGCAATTGGTGGGAGTGTCATTAAATCGTAACAGCGATCGCACAAATGCGATCTTTGGCGACGAAACTCGCTCTATCGCTGGAGTTCCTTACCTTTGCGAAAAATTCGCCGGGTTGGAATTTCAAATTCGCCCAGAAACATTTTTCCAAGTTTACACTGAAACCGCAGAAGCGTTACTGCAAGTTATTGAATCAGAACTCAATCTCCAAGGACATGAGGTGCTAGTTGATGCATATTGTGGTATTGGAACTTTAACTTTGCCTTTAGCGAAACAAGCTCGACATATCACAGGTTTGGAATTACAACAATCTGCTGTTGCACAAGCAATTCTCAATGCCCAGCACAACGAAATAGATAATATTACATTCCAAGTCGGCGCAGTAGAGAAAGTTCTCCCAAATTTGGGTACTATACCAGATGTAGTATTACTTGATCCGCCACGCAAAGGATGCGATCGCACTGTGCTCGAAACCTTACGGCAATTGAAACCATCTCAAATCGTTTACGTCAGCTGTAAAGTAGCAACCCTCGCTCGTGACCTGAAATTACTTTGTCAAGATGGGCTATACACCATTAAACGGGTACAACCCGCCGATTTTTTTCCCCAAACGGCTCATGTGGAAGCTGCCGCCTTTCTTGTGCTATCACATTGA
- a CDS encoding ATP-binding protein — translation MITISLRPVGRHWGTISFASTLYLCPILDLLLAEIPRKLQAELRLGLQEALVNAAKHGNNLDPSKTVVVRFSLIDDQYWWVISDQGGGFSPAPEPELDIDPTDYLPPDEAESGRGLCLLHQIFDQVQWSRKGTELRLCKQLENRPRLSLGR, via the coding sequence GTGATTACCATTTCACTACGCCCAGTAGGGCGCCACTGGGGCACTATCAGCTTTGCCTCAACTCTATATCTTTGTCCAATCCTAGATTTACTGTTGGCAGAAATTCCCCGAAAATTGCAAGCGGAACTGCGATTAGGGCTGCAAGAAGCTCTTGTAAACGCAGCCAAACACGGCAATAACCTCGACCCCAGTAAAACTGTTGTAGTCCGTTTTTCACTAATAGATGATCAGTATTGGTGGGTCATCTCGGATCAGGGAGGCGGATTTAGTCCTGCGCCTGAACCCGAATTAGACATTGATCCCACAGACTATCTACCGCCCGATGAAGCCGAAAGCGGTCGAGGTCTGTGCCTGCTCCATCAAATTTTTGACCAAGTACAATGGAGCCGCAAAGGCACAGAATTAAGACTCTGTAAACAGTTAGAAAATCGCCCCCGTCTGTCGTTAGGACGTTAA